The Nitratidesulfovibrio sp. SRB-5 genome includes a window with the following:
- a CDS encoding portal protein: MTSQRLRDAREAVDFLERQRSPWEEAWRDIAAYVLPRRGRMHGRDPLGASAPGAVGGSSGVSGAHRATDMRGGRVIDATATRAVRILAAGMQGGLTSPARPWFRLRLADGADAESGPARRWLDAVEQRLYWALARSNFYQASHALYTELAAFGSADLYQEVDPERLTRFAALTCGEFSWACDAAGRVDTVARRMLMTARQLAERYGEAHLSTGTRRMLRKEPNRHVEVVHLVRPRAVRTPGHGGNLHMPFESLVFEADGAAGDLLHEGGFEEFPHLAARWDVTGCDVYGRSPGMDVLPDVKMLQEMARSQLLAIHKVVNPPMRVPTGFKQRLNLIPGAQNYVAPGQPEAVAPLYQINPDIAAVTRKIDDVRKAVREGFFNDLFLMFTANGRSNVTAAEVAERGQEKLLMLGPVIERHQTELLDPLLTRTYGILRRAGALPPNPPELEGLEMRVEYVSALAQAQRLGAAQSIRQFAAEVTALSATAPGVLDKIDFEQAVDELASIGGVPARVVRSDAEVLQLRAAREAGLAAQGAAVARGAAGAASALARVLGVEGGEDRKDRGGAADAAASPAPSAASRLPVSPVSAGPSGPSGPAGLAGLAGQAGPVREARA; the protein is encoded by the coding sequence ATGACCAGCCAACGACTGCGCGACGCCCGAGAGGCGGTGGACTTTCTGGAACGGCAGCGTTCGCCGTGGGAGGAGGCGTGGCGCGACATCGCCGCCTACGTCCTGCCCCGGCGGGGGCGCATGCACGGGCGCGACCCCCTGGGCGCCTCCGCGCCCGGTGCGGTGGGCGGATCGTCCGGCGTGTCCGGTGCCCACCGCGCCACTGACATGCGCGGCGGGCGCGTCATCGACGCCACGGCCACCCGCGCCGTGCGCATCCTGGCGGCGGGCATGCAGGGCGGGCTTACCTCGCCCGCCCGCCCGTGGTTCCGTCTGCGTCTGGCCGACGGGGCCGACGCGGAATCCGGCCCGGCCCGCCGCTGGCTGGATGCGGTGGAGCAGCGGCTGTACTGGGCCCTGGCCCGCAGCAACTTCTATCAGGCCTCGCACGCGCTCTACACCGAACTGGCCGCCTTCGGTTCCGCCGACCTGTACCAGGAAGTGGACCCCGAACGGCTGACCCGCTTCGCCGCGCTGACCTGCGGCGAATTCTCCTGGGCCTGCGATGCGGCTGGCCGCGTGGACACCGTGGCGCGGCGCATGCTGATGACCGCCCGCCAACTGGCGGAACGCTACGGAGAGGCGCACCTGTCCACCGGCACGCGGCGCATGCTGCGCAAGGAACCCAACCGCCACGTGGAGGTGGTGCACCTGGTGCGGCCCCGCGCCGTGCGCACCCCCGGCCACGGCGGCAATCTGCACATGCCCTTCGAGTCGCTGGTGTTCGAGGCGGACGGCGCCGCCGGAGACCTGCTGCACGAAGGTGGCTTCGAGGAATTCCCGCACCTGGCGGCTCGCTGGGACGTTACCGGCTGCGACGTGTATGGCCGCTCGCCTGGCATGGACGTGCTGCCCGACGTCAAGATGTTGCAGGAAATGGCCCGCAGTCAGCTGCTGGCCATCCACAAGGTGGTCAACCCGCCCATGCGCGTGCCCACCGGCTTCAAGCAGCGGCTCAATCTTATTCCCGGCGCGCAGAACTACGTGGCGCCGGGCCAGCCCGAGGCCGTGGCCCCGCTCTACCAGATCAACCCGGACATCGCGGCGGTGACGCGGAAGATCGACGACGTGCGCAAGGCCGTTCGCGAAGGGTTCTTCAATGATCTCTTTCTGATGTTCACGGCGAACGGGCGCTCCAACGTCACTGCGGCAGAGGTGGCCGAACGCGGGCAGGAAAAGCTGCTCATGCTCGGCCCGGTCATCGAGCGGCACCAGACGGAACTGCTTGATCCGCTGCTGACGCGCACCTACGGCATCCTGCGCCGGGCCGGGGCGCTGCCGCCCAACCCGCCGGAACTGGAAGGGCTGGAGATGCGCGTGGAGTATGTCTCGGCCCTGGCCCAGGCCCAGCGACTGGGCGCGGCGCAATCCATCCGCCAGTTCGCGGCGGAGGTCACGGCCCTGTCGGCCACCGCGCCCGGCGTGTTGGACAAGATCGACTTCGAGCAGGCCGTGGACGAACTGGCCTCCATCGGCGGAGTGCCCGCCAGGGTGGTGCGCTCCGACGCCGAGGTGTTGCAGCTGCGCGCAGCGCGCGAGGCCGGGCTGGCCGCGCAGGGCGCCGCCGTGGCGCGCGGGGCGGCGGGCGCCGCCAGCGCGCTGGCCAGGGTGCTGGGCGTGGAGGGCGGGGAGGACAGGAAGGACAGGGGCGGGGCGGCTGACGCCGCCGCATCGCCTGCGCCTTCTGCGGCATCTCGCCTCCCCGTGTCGCCTGTTTCGGCGGGCCCGTCTGGCCCGTCTGGCCCGGCAGGTCTGGCAGGTCTGGCAGGTCAGGCAGGTCCGGTCAGGGAGGCGCGCGCATGA
- a CDS encoding major capsid protein: MGKTLKELSNEQASTQPQQVDGLTEEAPILGIVPFEEASHGLWNMYEDVEEVQGAGWVEMNAPLPSVEVTSNLRKVDLSILGGEIEVPEDTARMFGGKEKYFSKKMPKVLRRSGMSAEQRIIYDNFRAFALDHGKVTDAGATAGGCYSMLAVRFVEGETCGLYSPECFKQGTVLDVQSINGGELYKATSGQYQGVLVFGLRLKSYLGIQIANPHSVAAIVNVSRDHVPTEAMIDDMLAQVRATSGSTYLFMHERARNLLYRYKAGALQIVPGGKDMDRQITHWNGIEIVTSYNFKDGTEQVLAL; encoded by the coding sequence ATGGGCAAGACGCTGAAGGAACTGAGCAACGAGCAGGCATCCACGCAGCCGCAGCAGGTGGACGGGCTGACCGAGGAGGCCCCCATCCTGGGCATTGTTCCCTTCGAAGAGGCCAGCCACGGCCTGTGGAACATGTACGAGGACGTGGAAGAGGTGCAGGGCGCGGGCTGGGTGGAAATGAACGCGCCCCTGCCCTCGGTGGAGGTGACCAGCAACCTGCGCAAGGTGGACCTGTCCATTCTGGGCGGCGAGATCGAGGTGCCGGAAGACACCGCCCGCATGTTCGGCGGCAAGGAAAAGTACTTTTCCAAGAAGATGCCCAAGGTGCTGCGCCGTTCGGGCATGTCGGCTGAACAGCGCATCATCTACGACAACTTCCGCGCCTTCGCCCTGGACCACGGCAAGGTCACCGACGCCGGGGCCACGGCGGGCGGTTGCTACTCCATGCTGGCCGTGCGCTTCGTCGAAGGCGAAACCTGCGGCCTGTACAGCCCGGAATGCTTCAAGCAGGGCACCGTGCTGGACGTGCAGTCCATCAACGGCGGCGAACTCTACAAGGCCACCAGCGGCCAGTACCAGGGCGTGCTGGTCTTCGGCCTGCGGCTGAAGTCGTACCTGGGCATCCAGATCGCCAACCCCCACAGCGTGGCGGCCATTGTCAACGTTAGCCGCGACCACGTGCCCACCGAGGCCATGATCGACGACATGCTGGCCCAGGTGCGCGCCACCTCCGGCTCCACCTACCTGTTCATGCACGAGCGCGCCCGCAACCTGCTGTACCGCTACAAGGCCGGTGCCCTTCAGATCGTGCCGGGCGGCAAGGACATGGACCGCCAGATCACCCACTGGAACGGCATCGAGATCGTCACTTCCTACAACTTCAAGGACGGCACCGAGCAGGTGCTCGCCCTGTAG